One window of the Cryptomeria japonica chromosome 7, Sugi_1.0, whole genome shotgun sequence genome contains the following:
- the LOC131039997 gene encoding uncharacterized protein LOC131039997, with protein sequence MAKGEPPRAVPGSNPQEAVGMNLPGQEARVFENALFSQNTGATDPRSPVGSRITKINGCLERCKDRPKLVIPFEMIAEDVEYYSKHSLYCKFLGLRVSLQFLENWAQKVWEPEGEMEVTLLANNFFMVTFLCMADRNRVFEGGPYFYNQVGLFVKPWHAGFNLSEELPNRVPMWVRLPRFPIECCRKDVLHMLASMLGKPMGPSSQTLGKKVMTFARICVELDLSRPLPDAVEMCAGSHSWVQQLDYETLPFRCRLCHEYGHLVRRCPKAKSVEQQFSPPPRDNPSADKGKKPVAGEGKDAEGFVQVKARNRNRGQKRTLRERQEEDTFNRFEILDELGQTEVNPRSIIEDELAGDSRMGTISSIPPVDSHVEPTMPMVTDGQTGFQMILELNVELGQGVENVSTPARTTAPESDKQGKSSPHLGILQKDGKKGASEKNVKLGRKKDLENIKMIGETLVESGSVKTLDSHFSTPSK encoded by the coding sequence ATGGCTAAAGGGGAGCCGCCTAGGGCGGTGCCTGGTTCAAATCCTCAAGAAGCAGTGGGTATGAATTTGCCAGGTCAAGAAGCAAGGGTTTTTGAAAATGCCCTCTTCTCTCAGAACACAGGGGCTACGGATCCAAGATCGCCTGTGGGATCTCGAATCACGAAGATTAACGGATGTCTTGAAAGGTGCAAAGATAGACCCAAACTGGTAATTCCCTTCGaaatgattgctgaagatgtcgaaTATTACTCTAAACATTCGTTGTATTGCAAGTTTCTGGGTCTAAGAGTTTCTCTCCAATTTCTGGAAAACTGGGCTCAGAAAGTGTGGGAACCAGAGGGCGAAATGGAGGTTACACTGCTAGCAAATAACTTTTTCATGGTAACTTTTCTTTGTATGGCTGATCGGAATAGGGTTTTTGAGGGTGGACcctatttttacaaccaggtggggctATTCGTCAAACCATGGCATGCAGGATTTAATCTTTCTGAGGAGCTTCCAAATCGGGTTCCGATGTGGGTTCGGTTACCCAGATTTCCTATAGAATGTTGTCGCAAGGATGTTCTCCATATGCTTGCATCGATGCTTGGGAAACCGATGGGTCCTTCATCACAAACCTTGGGTAAGAAAGTTATGACCTTTGCTCGAATTTGTGTGGAACTTGATTTGAGTAGACCACTGCCTGATGCGGTAGAGATGTGTGCGGGCTCACATTCCTGGGTGCAACAACTGGATTATGAGACCCTTCCTTTTCGATGCCGCCTTTGTCATGAATATGGCCATCTGGTGAGAAGATGCCCAAAGGCCAAGTCAGTGGAACAGCAATTTTCGCCTCCTCCTCGTGATAATCCTAGTGCGGACAAAGGGAAGAAGCCTGTTGCTGGGGAGGGCAAAGATGCGGAGGGCTTTGTTCAGGTTAAGGCTCGTAATCGGAACAGAGGCCAGAAGCGGACTCTAAGGGAGCGACAGGAAGAAGATACCTTTAACAGGTTTGAGATCTTGGATGAATTGGGTCAGACAGAAGTTAATCCTAGATCAATTATTGAGGATGAACTAGCAGGGGATTCTAGAATGGGGACTATCTCTTCCATTCCTCCGGTTGATTCTCATGTAGAGCCTACCATGCCTATGGTCACGGATGGGCAAACAGGGTTTCAGATGATATTAGAGCTAAATGTTGAATTGGGTCAAGGGGTAGAGAATGTTTCTACTCCTGCACGGACTACAGCTCCAGAGTCGGATAAGCAAGGTAAATCTTCTCCTCATCTGGGCATTCTTCAAAAAGATGGTAAGAAGGGGGCCTCAGAGAAAAATGTTAAATTGGGAAGAAAGAAGGACTTAGAAAATATTAAGATGATTGGGGAGACATTGGTGGAGTCAGGTTCTGTGAAGACCTTGGATTCCCACTTTTCGACTCCTTCGAAATGA
- the LOC131039996 gene encoding uncharacterized protein LOC131039996, whose protein sequence is MIVISWNVRGLNSGPRQKAVWDLVRSHSPDVLFLQETKLSVECMMSIASKLWRNGLCQCIGAQGSSGGVACLWNPRKIQLVSWISFKSSLSLVALCTESGESVLFSNVYAPIDFQALNLMDIKPSNGRFTWNNRREGDRCIAERLDRFMVSYFWVGGLWSSSSEILDWRGSDHWPIKLVISSTHLPQKPPFKFLLMWLRDPDLYGCVAKWWQVGRPAFGTTMYVFAKLLQHVKFQLKRWNRQCFGNIYQAKHKAQAELNGITRLIREEGVSEYLLREEEGDKNTTFFFNSVKARQHGNAISSLVTDRGEVISSTQGIADEAVQYFASLFREEAQGDPVAEAQVLSCIPSLVSLEMKQHLMSVITLEELEKIVFQMKKGKAPGPDGFPIEFFQEFWDIIKFDLLAVVQESQTNKQMLRALNSTFLALIPKGEGADRLSQFRPISLCNVTYKIISKLIAERLKKWLTMLIFEEQSGFVEGRQILDGVVVASETIHSMAGSKAKAMFIKLDMAKAYDRVRWSFLQKGDPLSPYLFLLLVEGLGRLIKRNVEGGFIQGWQWGEGIPVQSHLQFVDDTALMGLATIREASNMRRVLDVYHAASGQLINEGKSSIFFFNTPPSIQRRIAHILRFQIGSLPLLYLGIPISTGRQSRDSWQGILDKFNVKVNHWTRRWLSFAGRVQLLQSVVQALPLYRCLIQVAPMSFVKSLDSLARQFLWAGNLSSTKWSLIKWETVCSPKRFGGLGLRQSLLSGTALAAKLYWRWCVEQDRVWARILSHKYFFGIPQRDIPRYSLAGKGSTIWNTLKKGAALIKGGLFWISGWTRVCDFKSFSLQGQVVEARWKTSREWPILGLEVECAELHNILSGRSCSALMDSDALAWSPNPKGTYTVSSGYQALLSQQFDGGEVHWWKRVWNNFSWPKCNCFSWTLDWNRCLTWDNIQKRGFAGPSRCVLCGGEEEDSPHLFFCCPFTLQLWHLWWDAWKSQCFHASSLAEFWMRLGRPPSSARFLQDVWYAGPIFLLWQVWLERNRRIFRDEQLGFQQVWTRIMGMVQETVTAKSEIILPMEEGDAEIVNRFGIQGISPASACARRGRRVKHRVQRMGKWLPPPAGFLKINTDGSSRGNPGPAGIGGIGRDSSGLVVFIFSANEGVQTVNRMEGLAILYALKHAYALGWRKVICEADSQILVNLLLQRKISKVSWQLSVLVQQILQVSSIMDSVSFTHIPREWNRAADCLAKWASEDVDGRRIDEWEQFPYELCRDLERILVEDESGVGE, encoded by the exons ATGATAgttatctcatggaatgtaaggggcttgaacagcgGCCCTAGACAAAAGGCTGTTTGGGATTTAGTtaggagtcattctcctgatgtTCTCTTCCTTCAGGAGACTAAGCTTTCTGTGGAATGCATGATGAGTATTGCATCTAAGCTGTGGAGGAATGGTCTATGTCAGTGTATTGGAGCTCAGGGATCTTCAGGGGGTGTGGCATGTCTCTGGAACCCACGAAAGATCCAACTTGTGTCCTGGATTTCCTTTAAGTCCTCGTTATCCCTGGTTGCTCTGTGCACTGAGTCGGGGGAATCTGTTCTCTTTTCTAATGTCTACGCTCCTATTGACTTCCAAG CACTCAATCTCATGGATATCAAGCCTAGCAATGGCCgcttcacttggaataatagaagggaGGGTGACAGGTGCATTGCTGAACGCTTAGACCGCTTCATGGTTTCCTATTTTTGGGTGGGTGGATTGTGGTCTTCTAGTTCTGAAATTTTGGATTGGAGAGGCTCGGATCATTGGCCAATAAAGCTTGTCATTTCTTCAACTCATCTGCCTCAGAAGCCACCTTTTAAGTTCCTGCTTATGTGGCTTCGTGACCCGGACCTCTATGGTTGTGTTGCCAAATGGTGGCAGGTTGGCAGGCCGGCTTTTGGTACAACAATGTATGTTTTTGCTAAGCTTCTCCAGCATGTCAAGTTTCAACTCAAACGGTGGAATCGACAATGCTTCGGTAACATCTACCAGGCAAAACATAAAGCTCAGGCTGAGTTGAATGGCATTACCAGATTGATTAGGGAGGAGGGAGTGTCTGAATACTTGTTACGGGAAGAG GAGGGAGACAAGAACACTACCTTCTTTTTCAATTCAGTAAAAGCCAGACAACATGGTAATGCTATCTCATCTTTGGTGACTGATAGGGGAGAGGTTATTTCTTCTACTCAGGGTATCGCTGATGAAGCAGTGCAGTATTTTGCTTCTTTATTTAGAGAGGAAGCACAGGGAGACCCTGTTGCAGAGGCCCAGGTCCTTTCCTGTATCCCTTCTTTGGTCTCTTTGGAAATGAAACAACATCTTATGAGTGTCATAACTTTGGAGGAGTTAGAAAAAATTGTTTTCCAGATGAAAAAAGGTAAGGCTCCTGGTCCAGACGGTTTCCCGATTGAGTTCTTCCAGGAATTTTGGGACATTATCAAGTTTGATTTATTGGCAGTTGTTCAAGAATCCCAGACGAATAAACAAATGCTCCGGGCCCTGAACTCTACCTTCTTAGCACTCATTCCCAAGGGGGAGGGGGCTGACCGGTTAAGTCAATTTCGACCTATTTCTCTTTGCAACGTAACTTATAAAATTATATCTAAATTGATTGCTGAAAGGTTGAAAAAGTGGCTTACTATGCTAATCTTTGAAGAGCAAAGTGGCTTTGTGGAAGGTCGTCAGATTTTGGATGGGGTGGTGGTGGCTTCTGAGACTATCCATTCCATGGCCGGCTCTAAAGCCAAAGCTATGttcatcaagctggatatggccaaGGCGTATGACagagttcgttggtccttcctGCAGAAG GGTGACCCTCTTTCTCCTTACTTGTTTCTTCTTCTGGTGGAAGGTTTGGGTCGGTTGATTAAAAGGAATGTTGAAGGAGGCTTTATTCAGGGCTGGCAGTGGGGAGAGGGTATTCCTGTTCAGTCTCAcctacagtttgtggatgatacagctTTGATGGGTTTGGCTACTATTAGGGAGGCTTCTAACATGCGCAGAGTGCTGGATGTCTACCATGCTGCTTCTGGTCAGTTAATTAATGAGGGCaagtcttcaatttttttctttaacactCCGCCTTCAATTCAACGAAGAATTGCTCATATTCTCAGGTTCCAAATTGGAAGTCTTCCTTTGCTATACCTTGGGATCCCCATCTCTACTGGCAGGCAGTCTAGGGATTCCTGGCAGGGTATTCTGGATAAGTTCAATGTCAAAGTGAACCACTGGACTCGTCGTTGGCTGTCCTTTGCTGGTCGGGTCCAGTTACTTCAATCTGTGGTACAGGCTCTTCCCCTTTATAGATGTTTGATTCAGGTGGCGCCGATGAGCTTTGTTAAGAGCCTTGATTCCTTAGCCAGACAATTTTTATGGGCTGGTAATTTGTCATCAACTAAGTGGAGCCTTATTAAGTGGGAGACGGTTTGTAGTCCTAAAAGATTTGGTGGTCTTGGATTACGTCAATCTTTGCTTTCTGGTACTGCTCTGGCAGCTAAATTGTATTGGCGATGGTGTGTGGAACAGGATCGAGTGTGGGCTAGGATCTTGTCTCACAAGTATTTTTTTGGGATCCCCCAGCGTGATATCCCTCGTTATAGCTTGGCAGGGAAAGGCTCGACAATTTGgaatactctcaagaagggggctgcGCTCATTAAGGGTGGTCTCTTCTGGATTT CTGGGTGGACTAGGGTGTGTGACTTCAAGTCATTTTCCCTTCAAGGGCAGGTAGTGGAAGCAAGATGGAAGACTTCAAGGGAGTGGCCTATTCTGGGGTTGGAAGTTGAGTGTGCTGAGCTTCATAACATCCTTTCGGGTCGTAGCTGTAGCGCCTTGATGGATAGTGATGCGTTGGCCTGGTCCCCTAATCCCAAAGGTACATACACTGTGTCTTCTGGTTATCAGGCGCTGCTCTCTCAACAATTTGATGGGGGGGAAGTCCATTGGTGGAAGAGAGTCTGGAATAATTTCTCTTGGCCAAAATGTAATTGCTTTTCTTGGACTTTGGATTGGAATAGATGCTTGACCTGGGACAATATTCAGAAGAGGGGTTTTGCTGGCCCTTCAAGGTGTGTTCTATGTGGTGGGGAGGAGGAAGATTCTCCACATTTATTCTTCTGCTGCCCATTCACATTGCAACTATGGCACCTCTGGTGGGATGCCTGGAAGAGtcaatgctttcatgcatcctCCCTAGCTGAGTTTTGGATGAGACTGGGAAGGCCCCCTTCCTCGGCTCGCTTCTTGCAGGATGTCTGGTATGCTGGCCCTATCTTTTTGCTATGGCAagtttggttggaaaggaatcgtAGAATCTTTCGGGATGAACAATTGGGGTTTCAACAGGTTTGGACTCGAATTATGGGAATGGTCCAGGAAACTGTGACAGCTAAGAGTGAGATTATTTTGCCGATGGAGGAAGGCGATGCGGAGATAGTTAATAGGTTTGGTATACAGGGGATATCTCCAGCCTCAGCTTGTGCCAGGAGAGGTAGACGTGTGAAACATAGAGTTCAAAGGATGGGGAAATGGCTCCCCCCTCCTGCTGGCTTTCTGAAAATTAACACGGATGGTTCTTCTAGGGGTAATCCTGGTCCAGCTGGAATTGGTGGGATTGGTAGGGATTCTTCTGGATTGGTGGTCTTTATCTTCTCGGCTAATGAGGGGGTGCAGACTGTTAATAGGATGGAAGGCTTGGCTATCCTATATGCTTTGAAGCATGCTTATGCCCTAGGGTGGCGGAAGGTGATTTGTGAAGCTGACTCTCAAATTCTGGTTAATTTGCTCCTTCAGAGGAAGATATCTAAGGTTAGCTGGCAACTATCTGTGTTAGTACAACAGATATTACAGGTTAGCTCTATAATGGATTCGGTGTCGTTTACCCATATTCCAAGGGAGTGGAATAGGGCAGCTGATTGTCTGGCTAAATGGGCGTCAGAAGATGTTGATGGTCGGAGGATTGACGAGTGGGAGCAGTTTCCCTATGAGCTATGTCGGGATTTGGAGAGGATTCTTGTTGAAGATGAAAGTGGTGTTGGGGAATGA